CTATAAAATAAGAGGAGCCTACAATAAAATGTGCACCCTTACCGATGCCGAAAAAGTACAGGGAATCATCTGTGCCAGTGCAGGAAATCATGCTCAAGGAGTAGCTTATTCTTGCCATCTTTTGAAAATAATGGGTAAAATTTATATGCCAAAAACAACTCCTAAACAAAAAGTAAAACAGGTCGAATTGTTCGGAAAAAACTATGTTGAAATCATTTTGACAGGTGATACTTTTGATGATGCTTACGCAAAATCCATAGCAGATGCCACCGAAAACAATAAAACGTTTATCCATCCTTTTGATGATTTAGAAGTTATTGCGGGACAAGGAACTGTTGGTTTAGAAATTCTGGATGATTATCACGAACCTGTTGATTATGTTTTCATTCCTATTGGTGGTGGCGGACTGGCTTCGGGTTTATCAACTGTATTCAAACAATTAAGTCCCAATACCAAAATTATTGGAGTAGAACCTCAGGGTGCTCCTTCGATGAAAACGTCTATTGCCAATCACAAGAATACACCTTTAACTACTATAGATAAATTTGTCGACGGCGCTGCTGTAAAACAAGTAGGTGACCTGACATTTGAAATTTGCCAAAAAAACTTAGAAGACATTATACTGGTTCCCGAAGGAAAAGTGTGCACCACCATTTTGCGTTTGTATAATGAAGAAGCTATGGTAGTAGAGCCTGCAGGAGCATTGACCATTGCTGCTTTAGATTTTTACAAGGAAGAAATAAAAGGAAAAACAGTAGTTTGCATTGTTAGTGGAAGTAACAACGACATTGAAAGAACTGCCGAAATAAAAGAACGATCCTTACTCTATGAAGGATTGATGCATTATTTCATGATTCAATTTCCACAACGTCCTGGAGCCTTAAAGGAATTTGTAAACGACATCTTAGGACCTGATGATGATATTACCTATTTTCAATTTGCCAAAAAGAATAGCCGTGAAGTGGGATCAGTAGTTGTGGGATTAGAATTGAAGAATCCAAATGATATTCATGCTATTAAAAACAATATGAATTCTAAAGGATTTGAATACCAATACCTCAACGAAAGACATGACCTTTTCACCCAATTGATAGGATAAATTAACAATTCTTTTTCTATCGAGTTTTTAATTATGAGCTATCTTTGAATAGCCTTTTTACACCTAAAAATATCATGACAAACAAAGACATTTCAAATATAGAAGATATTCAACTATTAGTTAACACCTTTTACTCAACAGTGCAAAAAGACGAATTGATTGGCGCCATTTTTAATGAAAAAATAGGTGACCGATGGCCAGAACATTTGGAAAAAATGTATCGTTTTTGGCAAACAATTTTACTCGAAGAACATACTTATTCTGGAAGTCCTTTTCCTCCGCACAGACAGCTTCCCGTTGAGAAAAAACACTTTAACCACTGGATGGAAATTTTCACACAAACCGTAGATAGTTTATTTGTAGGACCATTAGCTGAAGAAGCCAAATTAAGAGGAGCTAATATGGCTGAAATGTTTAATTATAAAATTGAATATTTCAGGCACGAAGGGAAACACCCGCTTTTATAAAAAACTAAGTTAATGTTCTTGAACTACTCAGAAAGCAAAAGAAACCATATAAAAAATATTTATTACTTTTAACAAATGAAAAAACGGTTGCACATATTTATCATAATTCTAACGCTTGGCTTCTTTCTTTTGCCAGCTTTGACTTATGCATGTGGGACTAAATCAGAAAAAGATTGTTGCAAAAAAGAAGTTTCTTCAAAATCCGAAAAGAAAGAATGCAGCAAAAACAATCATTCAAAAGATAAAAGCGACAACTGTGGTGGAAAATGTGGGCATACAAACTGTACAACTTCATCTGTAAATTTCAGTATAATTTCGTTTTCCGAAATTGAATTCAAAGACAATAATTTTGATTTTTCAGATGAAAAATCAAAATTTTATGATTCAGAAACCTTTATTACTTCAGGTTTTACTTCTGTTTGGCTACCGCCAAAAATAAAATAATTTTAAACTATGACAGCCATAGGTCTGCCTTATTGAAAGCAACCACATTCCTTTCAAAATTATTTATTTACAAAAAATAGTGTCAAAAAAAGGGAAAAGAAATTCATAAGATCTTTTCACCATAAAACATTAATATGAAACAAAGTATTTAAATACTTTGTTTTCAAAAAACATAAAATCATGAGAAAATCAACATCAAAATTATTGGTAGCAATTACAATAATGTTATCAATTATAGCAAGCTATGCACAAAATACAAAAACTAAAACACAAAACGCGAGCGATAGTGAACAAGCAGAGCAAACAGATCAACTTGCAGCAGTTTTCAATAATTATTTTGCCATAAAAGATGCTTTAGTAAAAACAGATGGAGCAATGGCTTCAGCAAAATCAACATTAATGCTTTCGGCAATAAATGCAGTGAAAATGGACAAATTAGAAATGAAAGTTCATATGGTTTGGATGAAAGTTATTGCTGATTTAAAAGAAGATGCCGAACATATTTCGGATACAAAAGATGCAAAACACCAAAGAGATCATTTTAATACACTTTCAAAAAACATTTATGCACTAATAAAAGCATCAAAACAAACAACTCCAACCTATTACCAATTTTGCCCAATGGCAAACAAAGGCAAAGGAGCAAATTGGCTAAGCAAAGAAAGTGCCATCAAAAATCCTTATTATGGATCAATGATGCTGACTTGTGGCAAAACGGTTGAAACTTTAAAATAATTTCATTAAAATGGAAGTAAAAAAAAATAAAAACATAAGACTGCTATCAACTATAGCAATCTTATGTTTTATTTCGACATCCCTTTTTTCACAAAAAATTGTTCGATATGACCTTTACGTTCGCGATACGATCGTAAATTTTGGAAACAGCTCCAAACACGCATTTGCTGTAAATGGTCAGATTCCGATGCCAACCTTAACTTTCACAGAAGGAGATATAGCCGAAATTTATGTACACAATGAATTAAAAGAAAACACTGCCCTGCATTGGCACGGATTATTTCTACCAAATAAAGAAGATGGTGTTCCTTATTTAACGCAAATGCCAATCGCACCAAATACAACACATAAATACAGTTTTCCGATTATTCAAAACGGAACCTATTGGTACCATAGTCATTCTGGACTTCAGGAACAAATTGGTCTATATGGGCTTTTTATCATAAACAAAAAGAAAGGTGATTCTACTTTTAGAAAAGACATAGATGATTTACCAACGATTCCGATTATTTTGAGCGAATGGACTGATTTAAAACCAGAAAACGTTCAACGGATGCTGCACAATGCTAATGATTGGTTTGCTATAAAAAAAGGAACGACTCAAAGTTATGCAGAAGCCATAAAACAAGGACATTTTTCGACTAAAATCACAAATGAATGGAAACGGATGAATGCCATGGATGTGAGCGATGTTTATTATGAGACATTTTTAATTAATGGTAAAAATGAAGAGCAACTTTCTCAATTTAAACCTGGTGAAAAAGTCAGACTTCGAATTGCAAACGGAGGTGCTTCAAGTTATTTTTGGCTTACTTATGGAGGCGGAAAAATAACAGTTGTTGCCAGCGATGGTAATGATGTTCAACCCGTAGAAGTGGATCGTCTGATTATCGCCGTTTCGGAAACTTATGATGTCGTGGTTACGATTCCTCAAGACAAAAAATCCTTTGCATTCTTAGCGACTGCTGAAGACAGAACAGGGTCGGCTTCTTTATTTTTAGGCGATGGTATTAAACAGCCTGTTGCCCATCTTTCGAAATTAAAATATTTTGATGGAATGAAGATGATGAACGATATGATGAAAATGAATGGTGAGATGAACGATATGGATATGAATATGTCATTGAATAAAATGGACATGAATTCTGTAATGTATCCCGAAATCACAGGTGAAGATGAATATTCAAAAGCAACAAATCATTCGGATCATACTATGGAAAACATGAACATGTCAAATGATAGTACCGAAACTGCAGATATAATTACTTTGAATTATGGAATGCTAAAATCTCCAACCAAAACAAATCTTCCGAAAGAGGCGAATGTAAAAGAATTGCGTTTTGAATTATCAGGAAACATGAACCGCTATGTCTGGAGTTTAGACAATAAAGTAATTTCTGAAACCGATAAAATCTTAATTAAGAAAGGAGAAAACGTTCGGATTGTACTGTATAATGGATCAATGATGCGTCATCCTATGCATTTACACGGGCATGATTTCAGAATCTTGAACGAGCATGGTGATTACTCACCATTAAAAAACGTCATTGATATTATGCCTATGGAAACCGACACTATCGAATTTCAGGCAAATGCTGATGGCGATTGGTTTTTTCATTGTCATATTTTATATCATATGATGGCAGGAATGGGGCGTATTTTTAGTTATGAAAATTCGGCTCCGAATCCGTTAATTCCTGATCCGAAAATGGCTTATAAAATGTTAAAAATGGACGATCGTATGTTTCATTTTATGGCAGAAAATGATTTTGCTTCCAATGGAAATGATGGAGAAGCTATGTTTAGCAATACGCGCTGGAGCATAGGAACTGAATGGAGATTGGGTTACAATGATCATCATGGTTATGAAACCGAAACACATATTGGCCGCTATATTGGAAAAATGCAATGGATTATGCCATTCGTTGGCTTTGATTGGCGCTACCGAAAGATGGAGGATGGAGAAACTGAACAAAATGTTTTTGGACAAACTAATACTAAAGATAATCGCTCTGTTTTTAGTGCAGGACTTGAATATGTTTTACCAATGCTTATAAAAGCACAAGCAGAGATTTTTACTGATGGAAATGTAAGACTGCAATTAATGCGAAACGATATTCCAATCTCTAAAAGAGTGCGAATGACCCTAATGTGGAATACTGATAAAGAATATATGGCAGGTTTAAAATACATCATAAAAAGAAACTTTGGTATAACTACACATTACGACAGCGACATGGGAATAGGTTTGGGAATTAATTTGAATTATTAAATCCTATACAAATACTTGAATAGTATTCTTTTAAAACCCTATCAACCCTAGCCCGGATAGCAGTGAAAATCCTTTTTGTATAAAATCTATTTTTTTGTAGCTAATGCAGAGCGACCAACGGAAGCTCCTGCAATAGCTTACAAAAAATGATTTTATACAAAAAGATTGAAACGAATAGCCGGAATAGCTTCAAATACCTTTCGCTATAAATTTAGCATAAAACGAAGGTGAAAACAGGATAAAATTGTAAATTTGCTAAAACTATATCGTTTTCGTTATGAACTCAAAAATAAAAAGCAATCCTCTTTTAGATCGATTACCAAAGCATTTAAAGCAATTTATAAAACCTCAAGATTACAGCGATTACACTCCTATTAATCAAGCGGTTTGGCGTTATGTAATGCGCAAAAATGTAAATTATCTTTCGAAAGTAGCACATAGTTCTTATTTGGATGGTTTGAAAAAAACAGGGATTGAAGTCGATAATATTCCGAGTATGTATGGAATGAATCGCATACTAAGTGAAATTGGATGGGCTGCGGTGGCGGTGGATGGTTTTATTCCGCCGAATGCATTTATGGAATTTCAGGCGTATAATGTTTTGGTAATTGCTTCCGATATTCGTCAGCTCGAACATATAGAATATACTCCTGCACCAGACATTATTCATGAAGGTGCCGGACACGCACCCATTATTGCCAATCCGGAATATGCAGAATATCTGCGCCGTTTTGGAGAAATAGGATGCAAAGCCATTTCCTCACATAAAGATTATGAAATGTACGAGGCTATTCGATTGCTTTCTATTTTGAAAGAAGCTGAAGGAACTCCGCAAAACGAAATTCAAGCTGCTGAAAAAGCAGTGGAAGACCTGCAAAACAATATGGGTGAATTATCTGAAATGGCTCAAATTCGGAATCTGCACTGGTGGACAGTAGAATATGGCTTAATAGGAACTTTGGAAAACCCCAAAATATATGGCGCTGGATTGCTGTCCTCTATTGGCGAAAGCGCTTGGTGTATGACGGATAACGTCAAGAAAATCCCTTATGATTTTTCGGCTGTAAATCAGAGTTTTGATATAACCAAATTACAGCCTCAGCTGTATGTTACTCCCGATTTTACTTATTTGAGTTTGATTCTGGAAGAGTTTGCTAATACTATGGCTTTGAGAACTGGAGGTTTATCGGGTATTCAAAAGCTGATTCATTCCAAAGCGTTGGGAACTGCTGAATTGAGTACTGGTTTACAAATTTCAGGAGTTTTTACAAATGTTATTGAAGAACATGGAAAACCAATTTACTTTCAAACCACAGGAAAAACGGCGCTGTCATATCGTGAAAAAGAATTAGTTGGGCATGGAACTGATACCCATCCAGAAGGTTTTGGCAGTCCGATAGGAAAATTAAAAGGAATCAATTTGGCCATTGAAGACATGAGCCCTAGAGATTTACAAGCCTATAACATTTATGAAGGTCAAACCGCTACACTTGAATTTGAAGGTGATATAAAAGTGGTTGGAGAAATCGTTACTGGAAAGAGAAATCTGCACGGAGAAATTATTCTGATTTGTTTTAAAAACTGTACCGTAACTCACGGAGACACTGTTTTATTTAAACCAGAATGGGGAAATTATGATATGGCTGTAGGCAAAAAACTGGTTTCGGCTTTCTCTGGACCAGCTGATGTGAGCAGTTTTGATTTGATTTTGCACGTTCCTTCGAGCAAAACCATTAAAGCTAAACAAACTGCCGAAAGAGATGATTTGGAAATATTGTATCAAACTGTAAGAAACATTCGTGAATCTAACGACACTTCAACTTCTCTTGAGCCAATCTTCACAAAACTCCAAGAAGAACATCCAAATGACTGGTTGCTTTCTATAGAACTCATTGAACTTTTGAATACACGAAATGAAACAGTTTTAATGCAACAAGTGATTTTACATTTAGAAAACTTAAAAAAACAACGTCCCGAAATCAAAAAATTAATTTCGAATGGATTGGAATTGATTTTTGAAAACGAAGAGACTACTCACTAAATGATATAAAAACGAATTTCACGAATTAACACAGATTATAATTATTTTGTCCATTCGTGAAATTTGTGTTTTAAATATTTTATAACTTCAAACCCTGTTGAAGTGCTTTTTCGTTTTCTATTACTTTACCGTTGTATTCTAGCTTCCAACCCATTGTATTAGTCAGAATCAAAATCTTGGAAAGTTCGCTTATCAAACGATTTTGAGCATTGGATTTCAAGGATGATTTGTCGATTTTCTTAGCAAGATTTGCCTTTACCGATTTATTGATTTTATTGTAATCATCGCCAGTAAAAGGATTCATTTGGCTTTGTTGTACATCATAATATTTTATATCTGGACTTATCTTGATTTCTTCTTTTGGAATACTTATAATGGTAATGATTTTGTTTGCCTCGTCAATATCGTATTTAAGTTGATGCAAATCATATGAAACTGCAACATCGGCATTGACAATGACAATTGCTTTTTTTTCAAAAGAAAGCATATCCATCATGTACTTTTGCTGGTTTTTATAGGTAATCACTTCTGAAAAATGACCTTCAGTAACCACCAATTTACCCACATTCACAATTTGCTGTTGAATCAAATTTGTATTGTACTCTAAGGATGAATCATCTCCTTTTTTGAACTCACAAAATTTGAAAGCCAAAATCACAGCGATTACAATTCCAACTACGGCTAAAATTCTTTTGAGCATATTTTGCATTCTATAATATTATTTAGACCAATTTACTTCTTTTTTTCAAAAGACAAATTAAGTGTTTTATGTTTTTTTTAAAAAGGATATCCAATGGCAATATTAAGCATCAAGTTATCTTTTCTCCAAGTACTACTTCCAAAATCAATATTATCAATTACCCAACGATCATTTTCGGACAACCAAGGTTTTCTTAACGGTATTGCCAAATCAGTTCTTAAAATCAAAAAAGAGAAATCAAATCGTAAGCCTGCTCCAGCGCCCACAGCGATATCTTTCATAAAATCTTTAGAAATTTCGGCTCCAGGTTTATTAGGATCTGCATTTAAGAGCCAAATATTTCCAGCATCTACAAACAATGCTCCATTAACTACACTGAACAATTTTGCTCTGTATTCACTACTGAACTCTAATTTCAAGTCACCCGCTTGATCTGGTAAGTATGAATTTGTTGTGACTGTATTGAAATAACTTCCCGGACCAAGTGTTCTGGCTCTAAAAGCACGAATACTATTGGTTCCTCCTGATACAAATTGTTTTGATGTTGGCATAACATTCGAATTTCCGTATGGCAATCCGATTCCAACAATAATTCTACTTGCCAATTGTGTTTCTTTACTTAGCTTTATGTAATGACGAAAATCTGTCTTAAATTTTACATATTGACTAAGCGGCACATTAAATATCTTTACAGTATCCTTCTTTTTGATATTCGCTCCTGTTAGTAAACCTGTTATGTTTCCTGCCAAATCTAATTCTCCATTAAAATAGATAGTATGTTTTTTTCGCTTTTGCATCGTATTGGTGTAAGTGTACGAATACGTAGGTCCAAAGATCAGCTGTTTTTCGATGACTTTCCCCAAAGCTGCATCTTCATCTATATCTTCCTGATATTCAGCTGTTACATTATTTGGACTTACATAGGTAATATCCATAATATTTAACTGATGTTCTTTTCGAGCACTTTCTCTCCATAAATAACCAAAAGATGCATTAAAAGAATTTAGCGAATACAATTGGGTTCTGTTTTGAAATTCATATCGAACCGTGGCTTTAGTTCTAGGGACAAACTCACTATTTCCTTGGATATTAAATGGAGTAATAAATCTTGGCCATGTCAGACTGGTTTCAGTTCCCAGTTTATATATGTTTTTTCCGTTATTTTCTCCTCCAAGCTGAAAATCTGCACCGCCAAAAACAGATACAGTAAGCAGTTCAGCTCCTCCAAATAGATTTCGGTTATTCCAGTTTACATTAATTTCAGAACCTGTATAACTTGCAGAATTCGTTTTGCCTACAACTTCAACACGAATAAATTTTTTAGGCAAGAGTGTCAAATAATAATAGGAATCTAAAGTGTTTTTTATACTATCCGAAGTTTTGAATTCATTTTTCACAAAGCTGAATGTTCCCAGATTCACAAAACGATTCAGTGTAAGATTATGATCTTTCCGATTATAAAAGTCGCCCTTTTTGAAAAGTATTGCTCTGTCAAAAACTCTGGGATTAAAAGTGTCAGCCGTATCAATAATAGTAAAATCGTTGTATTGAACAATGTCTTCTTTTTTATATTTTACAGTATCTTTTGAAACCGAAAAATTTGGATATACTACAATTTTATCAATCTTATAAGCGATTTTGGCTTTTTCGGGCATTTCATCTTTTATTTTTAATTTGATGTTTACCTGATAATCACCCTTTGTACTATCTACCTGAGCCAAAATATAATCTGGGTTAAAATAGTAAAACCCTCTTTCTTTTAATCTGGCATCAATACGTTCCCGTTCGTTTTTTATAACATCCAGATCGTATGCATTTCCCTCTTTCAATAATGATCTTCGGCTTGTTTTTGCAATTGCTTTTCCTAAAGCAGAAGAATCATCAGGAAATTTTACTTCTTTTATTTTGTATTGTTTTCTTGGCTGAATGATATATTCTGCTGTTACTCTTTTATTTCTCACAGTAGAATCGGCACTGACTCTGTTTTTAAAATAACCACGGTTTTCTGCAAAACTTCTTAAAACAGCTGCGTTATAATCTAAACCAACTTTACTAAAAAGCACAGGAGGCTCCCCAACTTTATTTCTTAGCCAATGTCTTATACCTTTATCTTTTTTAGGTTCGCCAGCTATATTGTAGATCCATAATTTAGGACGCAAGCCTAGTATTTTTTTATTCGGTTTAGGCCGTAACAATTCTTCCAGTGCTTTCTCCAGTTCTTTTCTTTCTTTCTTTTTCATAGTGGAATCCTTTACTGTTACAGAACCTCCTGTGTACAGTAAATCACCTTCTGGCAAATATTTAGTATTGCTACATCCAAAAACAAAAAATATGGACAGCACTATAAAATATTTTATATATCTAATTTTCATATTGCTATGTTTTTTGCTCATTTTCAATTTGATCTTTCTTTTCTTCTTTTGCCTTTTCTTCTTTTTCTTTGAGTTTTCTTCTTTCTTTAAATATTTTTTCTTGCGCAATCATTAGTTTTTCAGCATCCGTACGATGAAATAGTTCTCTGAATTTATTGTAACTCATCGTGATAACAAAAGCTACTCCCGTTTCTATTACCTGACCTTCAACCGCTACCTGATATTCATTTTTGCGATAAGCGCGAACCATATATCTGCCGTCTCTTGTAAGTTGATAATCTAAAGAAACATCACCGGCAATATTTGTAGTTTCTTCATTGGCACGCTCTTTTCCTTCAACACCAAAACTGCTTCCTACAGTAACTTTTAGTCGGTCATCAAGCAGTTTTTTTGAAACTGCGACATTAAGATCCGTTCTGTTTTCCATTGATCCGGAAGTATAATCATCTGTTGATTCTAAATCAAAGTCTAACTCAAATCCTTTTACTAATTCTCCGGCAAGATCATTTAATTGCTGAGAAAGTATTTTACTCACACTTTGTCTTGCTAAAGATTCTGCATTGGTTCCGCCACTTTCACTTGCAAAAGGATTTTCGCCAACAAAACGGTTTAATAATAAAAGTGCAAAAACTTGTTTGTTTAATTCTGCTGGTTCTTGTCTGAGCTGTTCCAATTTTGTCTGAGAGGCCGACACAATATCTGATGAAACTCCATAATTCCCGTCAGGAAGTTTAATATCAAATGTGATTTCGGGTTTGAGCAATTCACCATTCATTTTCAATAAAGTCTGAAACGGAATTTTTTGCTTGTATGTATTTTTGACTGTCGTGCTTACATCTCCTCCCAATTGGTTTCCGAGTAAATCAATTGGAGCCGCATTCATTTTATAAATTGCTGTAATATTTAAGGTTGCCAAAGTTGGTTCTCCATTCCATACAATATAGCTTCCTTGTTGAATTTCAAATTTTCTTCGAATGGCATTAAAATTCATTTCATAAGCTCCGTCAGAAACTTCATATTTCCCTGTAAGAGTTGTTTTTCCTGAAGGGTCAATTCCTCCAGTAAGTTCAGCTTCACCCTTTAGATTAAGGTAATCACCATTTCCTTTATCAATAATCAATGTAAGTTCAGCTTCTTTAACTAAAGAAATATCAACGCTTACATTCATACCAATCAAATCTGACTGATTCAATTTTTTCTTCATCTCAGCAGTTTGTTTCAGATATAAATTATCTTCATCAACAAACTCTACAATTCCTTCTCTGTCTGCAATTGAAGGGTCGGATTGAGGTAAAACAACTGTAAATTTAGTTTCCTTATTTATTTTAATATTTCCGCCTACAATAGGATTTTCGAGTGTTCCTTTTATGTCTAATTGTGTGTCTAAAAATAAATCTCCGTAAAACAAATCATTATCCGAAGCTTTAGAATGTATTGCTCTAAAATCATCAGCCAATACTTTTAAATCAAAATTATAATTTCTAAAATCTGGAGATTGGATTGTACCGCTTAGAGCCAATTTATTATCATTTTCATCATAAAGTGTAAAAGTGTCAAACGTAATTACATCATTGCTGAAAGTGATTTTTTCATTCTCTGTTTTAAAATAAGAATTCAGTTTTGTAATTCTAAAACCAGAATCATTAAAATTTAACTCTCCTGCAACTTTCGGTGTTGCGGTATTTCCTGTGATTTTGAAATTTCCTGATAAAAACCCTGTTCCATCGCTAACATTCCCCATTGAAAAACCCTGAATACTTTTAATGTTCAATTTATTGATGTCTACATTCAAATCTAAATTTCCATCACTAATTTTGTAATTTCCATTAAGATTTACATCGTTTCCTTCTCCACTTAAAACTACATTTGCAACAAGTGTATTTGTAGTTTTGTTATCTACTTTTATTTCCAGATTTCCAACAGGTTCTCCTCTAAAAGCAAAATTATCAACTTTTATATCCGAAGTAAAAATGGGTGATGTCATTGCATTTTCGACAACTGCATTCCCATTGATTAACCCCTGCATCAAGAGCTTATCTTTTTTGACGATGTTCAGAATAGTTTCAATTTTGAAATTCACAAAATCAACCTGAATGGGCGCATTGTTCTGTGGTCCTTGAGATTGTATTTTAAGTTCGTTACCTGAATTATCTAAGAAAAACTTATTAATGTATAATCTGTTATCTCCAAACTCAATTGCATTTTCAGGATTAATATTCCATTTGTCATAATTAAGCACGAAATTATCAGAATTGATTTTCAGGATATTTTTGGCATCCTGACGTAGAAATTCTCCAGCGATGACGTACTGTTCTTTGTCTTTGGTATCTTTTACCTGCAAGGCATACGTAAGAATATTATTTTCTACTTTTCCGGATAAACTCGTAAATGGAACTTTCAATTCACCGCTTTCAATCGTTGCTACTGAAATTTGATATTCTAAAGCATTTTCTTTGGCTTCAATATTTATTTTGCCATCGGCAATTGTATTATTGGCATATACAATTCTTGGAATCGTTCCTTTTATTTC
The Flavobacterium sp. 5 DNA segment above includes these coding regions:
- a CDS encoding BamA/TamA family outer membrane protein, with product MKIRYIKYFIVLSIFFVFGCSNTKYLPEGDLLYTGGSVTVKDSTMKKKERKELEKALEELLRPKPNKKILGLRPKLWIYNIAGEPKKDKGIRHWLRNKVGEPPVLFSKVGLDYNAAVLRSFAENRGYFKNRVSADSTVRNKRVTAEYIIQPRKQYKIKEVKFPDDSSALGKAIAKTSRRSLLKEGNAYDLDVIKNERERIDARLKERGFYYFNPDYILAQVDSTKGDYQVNIKLKIKDEMPEKAKIAYKIDKIVVYPNFSVSKDTVKYKKEDIVQYNDFTIIDTADTFNPRVFDRAILFKKGDFYNRKDHNLTLNRFVNLGTFSFVKNEFKTSDSIKNTLDSYYYLTLLPKKFIRVEVVGKTNSASYTGSEINVNWNNRNLFGGAELLTVSVFGGADFQLGGENNGKNIYKLGTETSLTWPRFITPFNIQGNSEFVPRTKATVRYEFQNRTQLYSLNSFNASFGYLWRESARKEHQLNIMDITYVSPNNVTAEYQEDIDEDAALGKVIEKQLIFGPTYSYTYTNTMQKRKKHTIYFNGELDLAGNITGLLTGANIKKKDTVKIFNVPLSQYVKFKTDFRHYIKLSKETQLASRIIVGIGLPYGNSNVMPTSKQFVSGGTNSIRAFRARTLGPGSYFNTVTTNSYLPDQAGDLKLEFSSEYRAKLFSVVNGALFVDAGNIWLLNADPNKPGAEISKDFMKDIAVGAGAGLRFDFSFLILRTDLAIPLRKPWLSENDRWVIDNIDFGSSTWRKDNLMLNIAIGYPF